A single window of Flagellimonas maritima DNA harbors:
- a CDS encoding ribonucleoside-diphosphate reductase subunit alpha, with the protein MYVVKRDGRKELIMFDKITARVRKLCYGLNGLVDPLKVAMRVIEGLYDGVSTSELDNLAAEIAATMTTTHPDYAKLAARISVSNLHKNTKKSFSETMKDLYEYVNPRTGKKAPLLSDEVYKVIAENSEKLDSTIIYNRDFGYDYFGFKTLERSYLLKLNGKIAERPQHMLMRVSIGIHLDDLAAAMETYELMSKKYFTHATPTLFNSGTPKPQMSSCFLLAMKDDSIDGIYDTLKQTAKISQSAGGIGLSIHNVRATGSYIAGTNGTSNGIVPMLQVFNDTARYVDQGGGKRKGSFAIYMEPWHADIYEFLDLKKNHGKEEMRARDLFYAMWISDLFMKRVEANENWTLMCPNECPGLFTNHSEEFEKLYLQYEAEGKGRKTVRARELWEKILESQIETGTPYMLYKDAANRKSNQKNLGTIRSSNLCTEILEYTSPDEVAVCNLASIALPMFIKNGEFDHKELFKVTKRVTKNLNKVIDRNYYPVKEAENSNMRHRPIGLGVQGLADAFIMLRLPFTSDEAKKLNQEIFETLYYAAVTASMEQAKDEGPYSSYKGSPIEQGEFQHNLWGIKDEELSGRWDWAKLRKDVKKNGVRNSLLVAPMPTASTSQILGNNECFEPYTSNIYTRRVLSGEFIVVNKHLLEDLVNLGLWNENMKQELMRANGSIQHIETIPQDIRELYKTVWELSMKDIIDMSRQRGYFIDQSQSLNLFMENANYSKLTSMHFYAWKSGLKTGMYYLRTKAAVDAIKFTLDNTKKKEVPVSVAAEAEVIAAKPTKTAEGLKVEVTPVDQQEMDVQPMTAEEMKQMIARAKEGQADDDCLMCGS; encoded by the coding sequence ATGTATGTAGTAAAAAGAGATGGAAGAAAAGAGCTGATCATGTTCGACAAGATCACGGCCAGAGTAAGAAAATTGTGTTATGGCCTTAACGGTCTGGTAGATCCGTTAAAAGTGGCCATGCGCGTAATAGAAGGCCTTTATGATGGCGTAAGCACTTCTGAACTGGATAATCTGGCAGCAGAGATTGCCGCTACCATGACTACTACACATCCGGATTACGCAAAATTGGCCGCTCGTATCTCAGTTTCCAACCTGCATAAGAATACCAAAAAATCCTTCTCGGAAACCATGAAGGACCTGTACGAATATGTAAACCCCAGGACCGGTAAAAAAGCCCCCCTATTATCCGATGAGGTCTATAAGGTAATTGCCGAAAATTCGGAAAAGCTGGATTCAACAATTATTTATAACCGTGATTTTGGTTACGATTACTTCGGTTTTAAAACATTGGAACGTTCATATTTATTAAAATTGAACGGCAAAATAGCAGAACGCCCACAACACATGCTAATGCGGGTTTCCATTGGTATCCATTTAGATGACCTTGCCGCTGCTATGGAAACGTACGAGTTGATGTCCAAAAAGTATTTCACTCACGCTACCCCTACCTTGTTCAATTCCGGTACACCCAAACCACAAATGTCCTCTTGTTTTCTCTTGGCCATGAAGGATGACAGTATTGATGGTATTTATGATACCTTAAAACAAACTGCAAAGATTTCACAATCTGCCGGGGGTATAGGCCTTTCCATCCATAACGTAAGGGCTACGGGTTCTTACATAGCCGGGACCAATGGCACTTCTAACGGAATTGTTCCAATGCTTCAGGTGTTTAACGATACGGCCAGATACGTAGACCAAGGAGGAGGAAAGCGCAAAGGAAGTTTTGCGATCTACATGGAACCTTGGCATGCCGACATTTACGAATTTCTGGATTTAAAAAAGAATCACGGTAAAGAAGAGATGCGGGCCCGGGATTTGTTCTATGCCATGTGGATTTCAGATCTTTTCATGAAAAGAGTAGAGGCCAATGAAAATTGGACTTTGATGTGCCCTAACGAATGTCCGGGGCTTTTTACAAATCACAGCGAAGAGTTCGAAAAACTGTATTTACAATATGAAGCCGAAGGAAAAGGTCGTAAAACTGTAAGAGCACGTGAGCTTTGGGAAAAAATACTCGAATCCCAAATTGAGACCGGTACACCTTACATGCTGTACAAGGATGCTGCCAATCGCAAGAGCAATCAAAAGAATTTAGGTACGATCCGCTCTTCAAATCTATGCACGGAAATTTTGGAATACACCTCCCCGGATGAAGTTGCGGTATGTAACCTTGCTTCCATTGCACTGCCAATGTTTATAAAAAATGGGGAATTTGACCATAAAGAACTGTTCAAGGTTACAAAAAGAGTAACCAAGAACCTGAACAAGGTAATAGATAGAAACTATTACCCCGTTAAAGAAGCCGAAAATTCCAACATGCGCCACAGACCCATTGGTCTTGGAGTACAGGGTCTGGCAGATGCCTTTATCATGCTGCGTTTGCCCTTTACAAGCGATGAGGCCAAAAAATTGAACCAAGAGATATTCGAGACCCTTTACTATGCAGCGGTCACTGCCTCTATGGAACAGGCAAAAGACGAAGGACCCTACTCATCGTACAAAGGCTCTCCAATAGAACAAGGAGAGTTTCAACATAACCTTTGGGGCATTAAGGACGAAGAACTTTCTGGACGATGGGATTGGGCCAAATTAAGAAAAGACGTAAAGAAAAATGGTGTGCGCAACTCTTTGTTGGTCGCGCCAATGCCAACAGCTTCAACGTCCCAGATACTTGGTAATAACGAATGTTTTGAGCCATATACCTCTAACATTTATACCCGAAGAGTACTATCAGGCGAGTTTATTGTAGTAAATAAACACCTCTTGGAAGATTTGGTAAACTTGGGCCTATGGAACGAAAACATGAAACAGGAACTGATGCGTGCAAACGGATCGATCCAACATATTGAAACAATTCCACAGGATATTAGAGAATTGTACAAGACCGTTTGGGAACTTAGCATGAAAGATATCATTGATATGAGCAGACAGCGAGGCTACTTTATCGACCAGAGCCAGTCCTTGAACCTGTTCATGGAAAATGCCAATTACTCCAAACTGACCTCCATGCATTTTTATGCTTGGAAAAGCGGGCTTAAAACAGGAATGTACTACTTGAGAACGAAAGCGGCAGTGGATGCCATTAAATTTACGTTGGACAACACAAAGAAGAAAGAAGTTCCCGTTAGTGTAGCTGCAGAGGCAGAGGTTATTGCTGCAAAACCGACCAAAACCGCCGAAGGACTCAAAGTTGAAGTAACACCTGTGGACCAGCAAGAAATGGACGTACAGCCAATGACCGCTGAGGAAATGAAACAAATGATCGCGCGCGCAAAAGAAGGGCAGGCAGACGATGACTGTTTAATGTGCGGCTCATAG
- a CDS encoding Ig-like domain-containing protein produces the protein MDKVDVDGDSPVAWSSDDEEIATVDENGTVKGLKVGTATITATVEEASASVTVTVDPNVYMAGYVQSSGLPQAVIWKNGVMTELTDGTKEATANAVFVYGEDVYVAGHEKDQDNNRRAMLWINGDQIALSNSLGITSSIARDVVVNESGYYVVGHQSTNEGSSGRVWISNANDVVLVEPGYETNFPRAISMDDQNNWYVSGYIRPDAGFDDEACYWTAGTAANPEILENDARAYDIQVVGNDVHVSGYRVVDGTRVATTWKNGAGTDLTDGTSNSIATSLFVTGTDIYATGNDSDNSLVWKNGVVGTLLNIDDSTSFLESVFVYGTDVYSCGAVSQNLQKAILWKNGEPTIFFPEDFSESSAFSVFVD, from the coding sequence GTGGACAAGGTGGACGTGGACGGGGATAGCCCCGTTGCGTGGAGCAGCGACGACGAGGAGATCGCCACCGTGGACGAGAACGGAACGGTAAAGGGCCTCAAGGTGGGGACCGCCACCATTACCGCCACCGTGGAAGAAGCCTCCGCAAGCGTTACGGTCACCGTGGACCCCAACGTATATATGGCAGGGTATGTACAATCTTCTGGTTTACCTCAAGCTGTGATCTGGAAGAACGGGGTGATGACCGAGCTGACCGACGGCACCAAGGAAGCAACGGCAAATGCGGTGTTCGTATATGGCGAGGACGTCTATGTTGCGGGCCATGAAAAAGATCAAGACAATAATAGAAGGGCCATGCTATGGATCAACGGAGATCAGATAGCTTTGTCGAACAGCCTTGGTATTACCTCTTCAATTGCACGTGACGTTGTTGTCAACGAGTCGGGGTATTATGTAGTGGGGCATCAGTCTACCAATGAAGGATCGTCAGGGCGAGTTTGGATATCCAATGCCAATGACGTAGTACTAGTCGAACCAGGTTACGAAACAAACTTTCCTAGAGCGATATCCATGGACGACCAGAACAACTGGTACGTATCCGGCTATATAAGGCCAGATGCGGGTTTCGATGACGAGGCCTGTTATTGGACGGCAGGAACGGCTGCAAATCCCGAAATTCTCGAAAATGATGCCCGTGCTTACGATATCCAAGTGGTGGGGAACGATGTCCATGTATCGGGATATAGAGTGGTGGATGGAACAAGAGTGGCAACAACATGGAAGAACGGTGCGGGGACCGACCTGACCGACGGGACCAGTAACTCAATTGCCACTTCACTGTTCGTAACGGGCACGGATATATATGCGACGGGAAATGATAGTGACAATTCATTAGTCTGGAAGAATGGTGTTGTTGGCACATTGCTTAACATCGACGATAGCACCTCCTTTCTCGAATCCGTATTTGTGTATGGTACAGATGTATATAGCTGTGGAGCTGTGTCGCAAAATTTGCAAAAGGCGATTTTATGGAAAAATGGGGAACCAACAATATTTTTTCCGGAAGATTTTTCTGAAAGTAGCGCCTTTTCGGTCTTTGTCGATTAA